The Aquila chrysaetos chrysaetos chromosome 19, bAquChr1.4, whole genome shotgun sequence genome includes a region encoding these proteins:
- the POGLUT3 gene encoding protein O-glucosyltransferase 3, whose protein sequence is MGSRGLPLPPLLLLLLLLGAALPPLLRPAESADPADPVSAERSLAWGPGLAAGLTLPVRYFYIQAVSAAGRNFSRSPPGRTQFKVVIKALSPKEVTRIYTPLPLDRNDGTFLMRYRMYGSVRKGLKIEILYGDQHVAQSPYILKGPVYHEYCDCPEEDPEIWQNVMSCPSQEPQITKDLISFPTIDLQRMLKEIPTKFSQTRGAIVHYTILNNHIYRRSLGKYTDFKMFSDEMFLSLARKVHLPDVEFYLNVGDWPVEYRKANDTPGPIPVISWCGSADSKDIVLPTYDVTHSTLETLRGVTNDLLSIQGNTGPFWENKTERALFRGRDSREERLHLVKLSKENPELLDAGITGYFFFREKEKELGKVQLMGFFDFFKYKYQVNVDGTVAAYRFPYLLLGDSLVLKQDSQYYEHFYIGLKPWKHYVPVKRNLEDLLEKIKWAKENDEEARKIAKEGQLMARELLQPHRLYCYYYKVLQKYAKRQASKPEIRDGMELVPQPDDRDSVCSCHRKKPLREDL, encoded by the exons ATGGGGAGCCGcgggctgccgctgccgccgctgctgctgctgctgctgctgctgggcgcCGCGTTGCCGCCGCTGCTGCGGCCGGCGGAGTCGGCGGACCCCGCGGACCCCGTTAGCGCCGAGCGGAGCCTGGCGTGGGGCCCCGGGCTGGCCGCGGGGCTCACCCTGCCCGTGCGGTACTTCTACATCCAGGCGGTCAGCGCGGCCGGACGCAACTTCTCCCGCTCCCCGCCAG gaAGAACACAGTTTAAAGTGGTAATTAAAGCACTTTCTCCAAAAGAAGTCACCAGAATTTACACCCCTCTCCCTTTGGATAGAAATGATGGTACATTTCTTATGCGGTATCGGATGTATGGAAGCGTCAGAAAAGGGTTGAAAATTGAGATACTTTATGGTGATCAGCATGTAGCTCAATCTCCTTATATTTTGAAAG gacCAGTTTATCATGAATATTGTGACTGTCCTGAAGAAGACCCTGAGATCTGGCAGAATGTTATGTCTTGTCCATCCCAAGAACCTCAGATTACAAAggacttaatttcttttcccaccATTGACCTTCAGCGAATGCTTAAGGAAATACCAACAAAGTTCAGTCAAACAAGAGGTGCTATTGTTCATTACACTATTCTCAATAATCACATCTACCGTCGCTCCTTAGGGAAGTATACAGACTTCAAAATGTTCTCCGATGAAATGTTCCTGTCACTGGCAAGAAAG GTTCATCTTCCTGACGTGGAGTTTTATCTTAATGTTGGAGATTGGCCAGTTGAATATCGGAAAGCTAATGATACACCTGGTCCTATACCTGTCATTTCATGGTGTGGCTCTGCAGATTCAAAAGATATAGTCCTTCCAACGTATGATGTAACTCACTCAACTCTTGAAACCCTACGTGGAGTCACAAATGATCTTCTTTCTATTCAAGGAAATACAG GCCCGTtctgggaaaacaaaactgagcgAGCTTTATTTAGAGGTCGAGACAGCCGAGAAGAACGTCTCCATCTTGTCAAGTTATCCAAGGAAAATCCAGAACTACTAGATGCTGGAATAACAGgatatttcttcttcagagaaaaagaaaaagagctgggAAAGGTTCAGCTGATGGGCTTCTTTGACTTCTTTAAG TACAAATACCAAGTGAATGTAGACGGGACCGTAGCAGCTTACAGGTTTCCATACCTCTTGCTGGGTGACAGCCTAGTATTGAAGCAAGATTCCCAGTACTATGAACACTTTTATATTGGATTAAAACCTTGGAAACATTATGTTCCCGTTAAGAGAAACTTAGAGGACTtgctagagaaaataaaatgggctAAG gaaaatgatgaagaagcaagaaaaattgcTAAAGAAGGACAATTAATGGCAAGAGAATTGCTTCAGCCTCACAGGCTTTACTGCTACTATTATAAAGTGCTCCAG aaatatgccAAACGCCAAGCCAGCAAACCTGAAATACGGGATGGAATGGAACTTGTACCTCAGCCTGATGACAGAGACTCAGTATGCAGTTGCCACAGGAAAAAGCCTTTAAGGGAAGATCTATAA